The window acctCCTTCAATCTCATCATCGATATCCTCGGACGCGTTCGTCAGTTCGACGTCGTTCGACAACTCATCTTGGAGATGGATCAAACCTCTCCTGAGACGTTTCTAACCCTAACCAAACGGTTAATCGCCGCGGGGCTTACGCGTCAAGCGCTTCGTGCTTTCGACGATGCGCCTTGTTTCCTCGAGAACCGTCGTTTCGGTGTTGTCGAGTTCGGGTTTCTTCTCGATACGCTTTGTAAGTACGGTTACACGAAGATGGCTGTTGGGGTTTTTAATGAAAGGAAAGAAGAGTTTGGGTGTGATGAGAAGATTTATACGATTTTGATTGCTGGTTGGTGTAAGCTTAGGAGGATTGATATGGCGGAGAAGTTTTTAGCGGAGATGATTGAGTCTGGGATTGAACCGAACGTTGTCACGTATAATGTTTTGCTCAATGGGATTTGTCGGACGGCAAGTTTGCATCCGGAAGAAAGGTTCGAGAGGAATGTGAGGAATGCAGagaaggtgttcgatgaaatgcgtCAGAGAGGGATTGAGCCTGATGTTACGAGTTTTTCCATCGTGCTTCATATGTATAGCCGAGCTCATAAGTCTGAGCTGACGTTGGATAAGTTGAAGCTGATGAAGGCGAAAGGGATTAGTCCGACGATTGAAACATACACTTCGGTTGTTAAATGTCTCTGTTCTTGCGGGAGGNGATCAAACCTCTCCTGAGACGTTTCTAATCCTAACCAAACGGTTAATCGCCGCGGGGCTTACGCGTCAAGCGGTTCGTGCTTTCGACGACGCGCCCTGTTTCCTAGAGAACCGTCGTTTCGGTGTTGTCGAGTTCGGGTTTCTTCTCGATACGCTTTGTAAGTACGGTTACACGAAGATGGCTGTTGGGGTTTTTAATGAAAGGAAAGAAGAGTTTGGGTGTGATGAGAAGATTTATACGATTTTGATTGCTGGTTGGTGTAAGCTTAGGAGGATTGATATGGCGGAGAAGTTTTTAGCGGAGATGATTGAGTCTGGGATTGA is drawn from Camelina sativa cultivar DH55 chromosome 1, Cs, whole genome shotgun sequence and contains these coding sequences:
- the LOC109127895 gene encoding pentatricopeptide repeat-containing protein At2g13420, mitochondrial-like, with product MMLLKQISPAFQLRRRLSTLSSDGFTLNLPKLEPSSDAELISQMLITNHNPFHFMESSLQLNGISLSPDLIHQTLLRLRHNSKIALSFFQYLRSLPSPSTPTPTSFNLIIDILGRVRQFDVVRQLILEMDQTSPETFLTLTKRLIAAGLTRQALRAFDDAPCFLENRRFGVVEFGFLLDTLCKYGYTKMAVGVFNERKEEFGCDEKIYTILIAGWCKLRRIDMAEKFLAEMIESGIEPNVVTYNVLLNGICRTASLHPEERFERNVRNAEKVFDEMRQRGIEPDVTSFSIVLHMYSRAHKSELTLDKLKLMKAKGISPTIETYTSVVKCLCSCG